Within the Piliocolobus tephrosceles isolate RC106 chromosome 15, ASM277652v3, whole genome shotgun sequence genome, the region CATTTGCATTTTGGGGGATGGTAGTGTGTGGTTCCCCATCCCCCCATCCCTCTTCCTGCTATTTGGacttctctctcaaaaaaaaaaaaaaaaaaggaaaaataaaaacagaaagatgcaAGTCTTTAGTgtcagagagggaagagaaagactTAGGGATGTGGGCTACACTGGTTCAGCATCTGTCATCCATCACAGTTTATTTCAATCATACATTTGCTTAAATTATCATCTGAAGAAGGAGCCCTCCCTCCAATGCACAcagcctttcccttcccttctctgcacCCACCAATTGCCACTACCACCACTTCCTCACTCTTTAGTTGAATAGAAACTGAAATCTCAATGATGGACCTGGAAGCCTATGAGGGGTGAGAAGGAGCAATCATCAATCccaacacagaaaaaagaaaaaagaaagaaatagggaaagCAAGCGTTACACAAAAGGGCAGTCTGAGAAGAGGcagcttttctgtcctgtttAACAAATTATTCCCATCTCAGAAATATGCAAACACAGGATCAGATGATTATCTTctcccactctccccaccccatcaCTGCTCTGTCACCTCTGCCCCTAAAGTCTCTTGCTACAAGTCATTACCCTGCAGGCATTCATCCTGAGGTAGGCTTTTCTCCTCATTCCCCATAGAAACTAGGAATGTGCTGTCACTGTCTGGGAACCTAAGCTTGCTGCAGTCTTAGCACTGTGCTCCAGAAGCACCGCTTTCAGTCCTGAATATCAGGATTCTGCCTCCTTCCCCTCAGCCAGACCAAAGAGAGCAGCGAGCTGAGGGGCTCCCTTTAACAGGAGGTACAAGAAGGGCACAAATGCTACTAAGTCTGGTGAATCAAAGACTCAGGAGAATTAAGAATTAAGGTGGCATTTGGGGATGAGATTTTGAGTTGATTTGAAAGATGGttacattttgagttgatttgaAAGATGGTTACATTAAGTGCAAAAATGTTTCGTGTTCCTAGGACAAACTGTCTGGCACTgccttttaaaagtcatttatttgcAATGCTCTCTGCTTTAAAGGCTGAGCAAGGATGCCCAGTCCTCAGTCCACCTCTCACTTGCTTGAAGGTGGTTAGATTGCACTGTTCTCGCCCCAATAATATAAAGGgtcttgctgtttttctttttccagtccttACTCATGTGGAGTAAATTAACATAAGTCATTAATCTGATAAGCTTTGTTTGcccttctttaaaatttcaaattgaaTCTGACTACTTTGCTCCTGGAATTTCCTTCTGGCCCCTGGACAACTCCCCTCGCCACCCCCCAAGGAAATTTTAACTGCTGCTTTTCTTGTAACACAGGTAACAATTCATTTAGGTTACACCAGTCTGTAAAAACtgtaaatgctattttattttaaacattttagtttacaaaaaaaaaaaaaaaaaaaaaaaaatcaatgattggTACCTTTTTTACACTCTCAGATTCCTGAATATGGGCAGATCTTCAAAGGGAGGAAGGAGTTCTCATATGAAATTTAAGATAGACTGTCCTGAAGGTTGTggggtggggtttttttgttgtgttttaattcgtttttgtttttaagacacaaTAAAGCTAAAATGTCAAGTCTCTGGGAGAGATCCCCTTAAAGTTTCAGTCAAGGAGCATATCAGAGCACAGACAAGGAGACCCCAGCCTGGTGCCCGCCGGCCCATCCCGGCTGCCCAGGCGTATTTGGTAGCGCATGGGTTGAGAGCCACTGGGACAATCACACCTCGCATTCCCTGGCGGGCTGCTGGTGGCAGGTACACGAGCCATACTCGTTGATGATCACCAGGGCTCCCTCAATGTGGTTCGGTTTGTAATCAACGTAGTATTCCTGGGCAGACATGGCAGCCATCTGATGCATGGtctgtttctgcttttgcttcctgCGCTGCGTGACAAAGCACTGTCTGAGCTGCCTGAGGCTGGCTGGGAAACACTTCCAGGACACGTAGAGCACAAGGACCACGATAAGGAAGGAGAAGATGAGGGCCATGGTGCCCGTGACCACCTTGTGGATCTGCACGGCGTTCTCGGCGTGCTCGCCGCCGGGGAGAGCCACGGTGGCAGGCTCGAATGTGCCGTCGTGCTGCCCCTCCCCGCCGTCCGCGAGCGTGGTGGCCGAGCTGGCAGGGGGCCCCAGATCACTGCGGTTGGTGACGGCCGAGAGCAGGTGGCCGCTGGTGGGCTCGGCCCCATCCTCGCACAGGTGGAAGGCGTACACGGCGTCCAGGACGTCCTCGCCCTGTGCGTACTCCGGGCTGGCGCACTGCAAGTTGCCATCGTAGCGCCCCTGGAAGTTGCTGAGCCACGAGGCTAGGGCACACACGTTGCGCCCGCAGTCCCACAGGTTACCGGCCAGGGTGATGCTTGTCAGGGACTTCCAAGAGTTGAGGATCCGGGGCTCGATGTAGCTGAGGCGGTTGGAGTCCAGCTGCAGGGACTGCAGGTGCGGCACGGTCTCGAACACATGGGGCTCCATGTACTCGATCTCGTTGCCCGACAAGTCCATTTTCTCCAGGTTCCAAACCCAGTCCAGCGAGCTGACCACAATGGCCACCTTGTTCCTCCGCAGGCAGAGCGAGTGCAGGGAGATGAGGCGCGGGAAGTGGGCAAAGTTCACCTTGACCAAGTCGTTGTGCTCGAGGTGCAGCTCGGTGAGCTTAAACAAGCCGGCGAAAGAGTTGCGCGCCAGACTCTTGAGCTGATTGTATCCGATGTCGAGAAACTTGAGGCTGCGGCAGTCCTGGAAGATGCGCACCGGCACAAACTGGATGGCGTTGGCCCGCATATGCAGCGTGGTGAGCTTCCGCAGCCCGTGGAAGAGGTCGGGCGCGAGCGCCTGCAGCTTGTTGTACGAGAGGTCCACGCTGCGCAGATTGGGCATGGGCCGGAAGGTGGTGTTGGGCAGCTGGGTGATCTGGTTGGAACTCAGCGTGAGTTCCTTAACTCGGCGCAGTTTCTGAAAGGCGTCCCCCTGTACCGAGCAGATGTGATTGTGATCCAGATAGAGCCACGTGAGCTGCATTAACCCCGTGAACTGGCCGGCGCGCAGCTCCGAGAGGCTGTTGTAGCGCAGGGACAAGCCCAGCAGGCCGGACAGGTTGTGGGGCGCCTCGGTGAGGTTGAGCGCCTCGCAGTACAGCAGCCGCCCCTCGCACCGGCACAGCTGCGGGCACCCGCTGGGGGCGGCGGGCAGCATCTGAAAGCAGGCCCCCAGCAGACACAAGACCACCCCCGAGGGCCTCCTCAGCAGCCAGTATAGACAGAGACCGAGCAGCAGGAAATCCATTAGCGAGAATCTTTCCAGAGAGACTGGAGAATGTCCATTGGAAGCGCTCGGTCAGAAATCTACATCATATTTTATTCCGAGGGAGGGGGAgcgggggaggaggagaaaagggcaaaaaatcaaataaatacatagaaataaagaaGGACCCCCCTCCCCAAAAACCACACGTTCACCTCTAAGCATGCAGAAAGCTGGGCAGCATAGAAAGTTCACAGCCACGGAAAGATCAAAGAGATGGTGATTTGGTCCATGTTAGATGCTGCagcaaagaaaagggaggaaaaaaaatcttcgggaaagaatttaattaaaaagtgtCTTACCCACCCTTTTCCAGAGAGTGACAACCTCCATTCAGCTGCTCCCTTTGTGTGCAGGCTAATTATATGCAGGGCGAGAGAAGACCCCTCTGTGTTTCCGAGG harbors:
- the LRRTM1 gene encoding leucine-rich repeat transmembrane neuronal protein 1 → MDFLLLGLCLYWLLRRPSGVVLCLLGACFQMLPAAPSGCPQLCRCEGRLLYCEALNLTEAPHNLSGLLGLSLRYNSLSELRAGQFTGLMQLTWLYLDHNHICSVQGDAFQKLRRVKELTLSSNQITQLPNTTFRPMPNLRSVDLSYNKLQALAPDLFHGLRKLTTLHMRANAIQFVPVRIFQDCRSLKFLDIGYNQLKSLARNSFAGLFKLTELHLEHNDLVKVNFAHFPRLISLHSLCLRRNKVAIVVSSLDWVWNLEKMDLSGNEIEYMEPHVFETVPHLQSLQLDSNRLSYIEPRILNSWKSLTSITLAGNLWDCGRNVCALASWLSNFQGRYDGNLQCASPEYAQGEDVLDAVYAFHLCEDGAEPTSGHLLSAVTNRSDLGPPASSATTLADGGEGQHDGTFEPATVALPGGEHAENAVQIHKVVTGTMALIFSFLIVVLVLYVSWKCFPASLRQLRQCFVTQRRKQKQKQTMHQMAAMSAQEYYVDYKPNHIEGALVIINEYGSCTCHQQPARECEV